In the genome of Fretibacterium sp. OH1220_COT-178, one region contains:
- the hisB gene encoding imidazoleglycerol-phosphate dehydratase HisB: protein MRRAEVERVTGETSVRLTLDLDGRGRHDVLTDCGFLDHMMELLCCHGRFDLTLRATGDVRVDFHHLVEDVGIVLGTALDRALGDRRGIRRYGQRFLPMDEALVLVALDVSGRSCLCFEVPMPQARVGSFDTELVREFFEGLVRTLGLTLHIRLLSGTNAHHVIEAIFKGFGRALAEAAGPEPGFAGEVPSSKGVL from the coding sequence TCGGTCCGGCTGACTCTGGACCTGGACGGGCGGGGACGACACGACGTCCTGACGGACTGCGGGTTCCTGGACCACATGATGGAGCTGCTGTGCTGCCACGGCCGCTTCGACCTGACCCTCCGGGCGACCGGGGACGTGCGGGTGGACTTCCACCATCTGGTCGAGGACGTGGGGATCGTGCTGGGTACGGCCCTGGACCGAGCGCTCGGAGACCGCAGGGGGATCCGGCGCTACGGGCAGCGATTTCTGCCGATGGACGAGGCCCTGGTCCTCGTGGCCCTGGACGTGAGCGGCCGGAGCTGTCTTTGCTTCGAGGTGCCGATGCCGCAGGCGCGGGTCGGCTCGTTCGACACGGAGCTCGTGCGCGAGTTCTTCGAGGGCCTCGTGCGCACGCTCGGCCTGACGCTGCACATACGGCTCCTCTCGGGGACCAACGCGCACCACGTCATCGAGGCGATCTTCAAGGGGTTCGGCCGGGCGCTCGCCGAGGCGGCAGGCCCCGAACCGGGCTTTGCGGGCGAGGTCCCATCCAGCAAGGGGGTTCTGTGA